The following coding sequences are from one Panicum hallii strain FIL2 chromosome 5, PHallii_v3.1, whole genome shotgun sequence window:
- the LOC112893533 gene encoding uncharacterized serine-rich protein C215.13 isoform X2 produces MQRLAGMADGEARGRTLGAVIKEKDEELALFLEMRRREKERGAAADQLLLSGGAAAGDGMLQLDPPPPAEPKPAAYKVAGGGFRRAPGGADDFLNADAGDKNDYDWLLTPPGTPLFPSLDVESKRSPVSQVGTPKTRPTALKSRLANHQDPPSRTNLPLRTASSNSLNSAATTRRPSSSGGLTSNSSRPSTPTGRPALAANSKGSRPSTPTSRATVPAKTGASAPRSSTPTSRSTLPSTRSTTPSSRAAGPASRNPASTGRASAPASRSSTPTSRSSIPATTTSRSSIPATRSTTPSSRPSIPAQSKPTSRASTPTRRPSAPSSQHGNLAAPVRSSSISKSGSTMPKGSSPAKSTAHTPSRGSSPTVKSRPWKPSEMPGFSLDAPPNLRTSLPERPTSATRGRPGAPSSRSSSVESGPAARPRRQSCSPSRGRTLSGSVPSGSSMPAVRRSHLNGGDTVNPVQMGNKMVERVVHMRRLVPPKHDDQRSSLNSMSGKSSNSPDSSGFGRTLSKKSLDMALRHMDIRRSIPNNLRPLMTSIPASSVHSARSGSTRSRPMSVSDSPLATSSNASSEPSVNNNLMCLDSIDIDDELSSDRAGTYGR; encoded by the exons ATGCAGCGCCTGGCGGGCATGGCGGACGGCGAGGCCAGGGGGCGGACTCTCGGCGCCGTCATCAAGGAGAAGGATGAGGAGCTCGCGCTCTTCCTCGAGATGCGCCGCCGCGAGAAGGAgcgtggcgccgccgcggacCAGCTCCTTCTctccggcggcgccgcggcgggggacGGGATGCTGCAACTCGACCCGCCGCCACCCGCCG AGCCCAAGCCGGCGGCGTACAAGGTGGCCGGTGGCGGATTCAGGAGGGCGCCGGGCGGAGCGGACGACTTCCTCAATGCGGACGCCGGCGACAAGAACGATTACGACTG GCTTCTGACACCACCAGGAACTCCACTTTTCCCATCTCTAGATGTTGAGTCAAAAAGGTCCCCAGTGAGCCAAGTTGGAACGCCAAAGACTCGTCCAACTGCCTTAAAATCAAGG TTGGCCAATCATCAAGATCCTCCATCAAGAACCAACCTCCCATTAAGAACAGCATCATCGAACAGCTTGAACTCAGCTGCTACAACCCGTCGACCATCATCATCTGGAGGGCTTACATCTAATTCATCAAGGCCTTCAACACCAACTGGACGCCCTGCATTGGCAGCTAATTCCAAAGGTTCGAGACCTTCAACCCCTACTTCCCGGGCAACTGTACCTGCCAAAACTGGAGCTTCTGCCCCAAGATCATCGACACCAACTTCAAGGTCAACGCTTCCTTCAACCAGGTCAACCACCCCTTCAAGCAGGGCAGCTGGCCCTGCTAGCAGGAATCCAGCTTCTACAGGCAGAGCATCTGCGCCTGCTAGTAGGTCATCAACACCTACTTCAAGATCATCAATACCTGCTACCACTACTTCAAGATCATCAATACCTGCTACCAGGTCGACAACACCTTCATCCAGGCCCTCCATACCAGCACAAAGCAAGCCTACATCAAGGGCATCAACCCCAACAAGGCGACCTTCTGCCCCTTCGTCCCAACATGGTAACTTGGCTGCACCAGTTAGATCGTCCTCAATCTCCAAATCAGGTTCCACAATGCCCAAAGGTTCTTCCCCAGCAAAATCAACAGCGCATACACCTTCAAGAGGCAGCTCACCTACTGTCAAATCAAGACCATGGAAACCATCTGAAATGCCTGGCTTCTCTCTTGATGCGCCTCCAAACCTAAGGACATCTCTACCAGAAAGACCAACCTCTGCCACCCGGGGCAGACCTGGGGCACCTAGTTCAAGGTCTTCCTCTGTTGAGAGTGGGCCAGCTGCTCGACCAAGACGGCAGTCTTGCTCTCCGTCCAGAGGAAGGACTCTGAGTGGCAGCGTGCCTTCAGGGAGCTCCATGCCAGCAGTGAGAAGATCACATCTCAATGGAGGTGACACTGTGAACCCAGTTCAAATGGGTAATAAGATGGTTGAAAGGGTTGTGCACATGAGAAGGCTAGTTCCTCCAAAGCATGATGATCAAAGATCCAGCCTCAACAGTATGTCTGGTAAATCGTCAAATTCTCCAGATAGCTCGGGCTTTGGTAGGACATTGTCAAAAAAATCACTGGATATGGCACTAAGGCATATG GACATAAGGCGCAGCATTCCAAACAATTTACGGCCTCTTATGACAAGCATCCCAGCATCATCTGTTCATAGCGCACGATCAGGATCCACAAGGAGCAGACCAATGAGCGTTTCGGACTCACCTCTTGCAACAAGCAGCAATGCCAGCTCTGAGCCGAGCGTCAACAACAACCTGATGTGCCTGGATAGTATTGATATTGATGATGAGTTGAGCAGCGATAGAGCAGGAACCTATGGACGGTGA
- the LOC112893533 gene encoding uncharacterized serine-rich protein C215.13 isoform X1, with the protein MQRLAGMADGEARGRTLGAVIKEKDEELALFLEMRRREKERGAAADQLLLSGGAAAGDGMLQLDPPPPAGESFVWASSSGLPRPFLGNFGPVLTETLDYSDLSFWFRGVVEPKPAAYKVAGGGFRRAPGGADDFLNADAGDKNDYDWLLTPPGTPLFPSLDVESKRSPVSQVGTPKTRPTALKSRLANHQDPPSRTNLPLRTASSNSLNSAATTRRPSSSGGLTSNSSRPSTPTGRPALAANSKGSRPSTPTSRATVPAKTGASAPRSSTPTSRSTLPSTRSTTPSSRAAGPASRNPASTGRASAPASRSSTPTSRSSIPATTTSRSSIPATRSTTPSSRPSIPAQSKPTSRASTPTRRPSAPSSQHGNLAAPVRSSSISKSGSTMPKGSSPAKSTAHTPSRGSSPTVKSRPWKPSEMPGFSLDAPPNLRTSLPERPTSATRGRPGAPSSRSSSVESGPAARPRRQSCSPSRGRTLSGSVPSGSSMPAVRRSHLNGGDTVNPVQMGNKMVERVVHMRRLVPPKHDDQRSSLNSMSGKSSNSPDSSGFGRTLSKKSLDMALRHMDIRRSIPNNLRPLMTSIPASSVHSARSGSTRSRPMSVSDSPLATSSNASSEPSVNNNLMCLDSIDIDDELSSDRAGTYGR; encoded by the exons ATGCAGCGCCTGGCGGGCATGGCGGACGGCGAGGCCAGGGGGCGGACTCTCGGCGCCGTCATCAAGGAGAAGGATGAGGAGCTCGCGCTCTTCCTCGAGATGCGCCGCCGCGAGAAGGAgcgtggcgccgccgcggacCAGCTCCTTCTctccggcggcgccgcggcgggggacGGGATGCTGCAACTCGACCCGCCGCCACCCGCCGGTGAGAGCTTCGTTTGGGCCTCTTCTTCGGGCCTCCCGCGGCCGTTTCTCGGCAATTTTGGTCCTGTTTTGACGGAAACCCTAGATTACTCTGATTTGAGCTTCTGGTTCCGTGGGGTCGTAGAGCCCAAGCCGGCGGCGTACAAGGTGGCCGGTGGCGGATTCAGGAGGGCGCCGGGCGGAGCGGACGACTTCCTCAATGCGGACGCCGGCGACAAGAACGATTACGACTG GCTTCTGACACCACCAGGAACTCCACTTTTCCCATCTCTAGATGTTGAGTCAAAAAGGTCCCCAGTGAGCCAAGTTGGAACGCCAAAGACTCGTCCAACTGCCTTAAAATCAAGG TTGGCCAATCATCAAGATCCTCCATCAAGAACCAACCTCCCATTAAGAACAGCATCATCGAACAGCTTGAACTCAGCTGCTACAACCCGTCGACCATCATCATCTGGAGGGCTTACATCTAATTCATCAAGGCCTTCAACACCAACTGGACGCCCTGCATTGGCAGCTAATTCCAAAGGTTCGAGACCTTCAACCCCTACTTCCCGGGCAACTGTACCTGCCAAAACTGGAGCTTCTGCCCCAAGATCATCGACACCAACTTCAAGGTCAACGCTTCCTTCAACCAGGTCAACCACCCCTTCAAGCAGGGCAGCTGGCCCTGCTAGCAGGAATCCAGCTTCTACAGGCAGAGCATCTGCGCCTGCTAGTAGGTCATCAACACCTACTTCAAGATCATCAATACCTGCTACCACTACTTCAAGATCATCAATACCTGCTACCAGGTCGACAACACCTTCATCCAGGCCCTCCATACCAGCACAAAGCAAGCCTACATCAAGGGCATCAACCCCAACAAGGCGACCTTCTGCCCCTTCGTCCCAACATGGTAACTTGGCTGCACCAGTTAGATCGTCCTCAATCTCCAAATCAGGTTCCACAATGCCCAAAGGTTCTTCCCCAGCAAAATCAACAGCGCATACACCTTCAAGAGGCAGCTCACCTACTGTCAAATCAAGACCATGGAAACCATCTGAAATGCCTGGCTTCTCTCTTGATGCGCCTCCAAACCTAAGGACATCTCTACCAGAAAGACCAACCTCTGCCACCCGGGGCAGACCTGGGGCACCTAGTTCAAGGTCTTCCTCTGTTGAGAGTGGGCCAGCTGCTCGACCAAGACGGCAGTCTTGCTCTCCGTCCAGAGGAAGGACTCTGAGTGGCAGCGTGCCTTCAGGGAGCTCCATGCCAGCAGTGAGAAGATCACATCTCAATGGAGGTGACACTGTGAACCCAGTTCAAATGGGTAATAAGATGGTTGAAAGGGTTGTGCACATGAGAAGGCTAGTTCCTCCAAAGCATGATGATCAAAGATCCAGCCTCAACAGTATGTCTGGTAAATCGTCAAATTCTCCAGATAGCTCGGGCTTTGGTAGGACATTGTCAAAAAAATCACTGGATATGGCACTAAGGCATATG GACATAAGGCGCAGCATTCCAAACAATTTACGGCCTCTTATGACAAGCATCCCAGCATCATCTGTTCATAGCGCACGATCAGGATCCACAAGGAGCAGACCAATGAGCGTTTCGGACTCACCTCTTGCAACAAGCAGCAATGCCAGCTCTGAGCCGAGCGTCAACAACAACCTGATGTGCCTGGATAGTATTGATATTGATGATGAGTTGAGCAGCGATAGAGCAGGAACCTATGGACGGTGA